DNA from Bacilli bacterium:
TTCAATCCGTGCCAAAATTTTATCATTCGCACTCACTCGCTAACCCGGACAACCGAAGTTGAAGCGGCTTTTGCTCAGGCGTTTTTGATCCATGCCACGTCGGCCCCCAGTTGCCGCAAATGATCAAAAAACTGCGGATACGATTTGGCGACATGATGCGCGTCTTTGATCAGCAAGCCGTGCCGGGACCGCAAGCCGACAACCGTAAGCGCCATGATGACACGATGGTCAAAGTGGGCATCGATTTGCACGCCGCCAGGCACGCCTTGCGGACTGCCGTGCACAATAATTTCGCTCCGTCGCTCCTCCACATTCGCTCCCGCTTTGCGCAGCTCCCGCACAAAATCGGTAATCCGGTCGCACTCCTTATACCGCAAATTTTCCACATTGTAAAATCGGGATGTTCCTTCCGCGAACACCGCCGCGGCAACGAGCGCCAACACGGCGTCCGTAGCCGCATCTCCGTCAAACTCCACCGCATTTAGCTTGCGGTTGCCGGCAACGTGAACCGCATCGTTGCGGTGAACCAGGGGCACGCCCATTTGCCGCAATACATCGACAGCGGCGCGTTCTCCCTGTTTGCTTTGTTCCGGCAAACGGTTGACCGTGACGTCGGATTCGGTTACGGCAGCGGCTGCCAAAATGGCCGCCGAACCGGGATAATCCCCTTGCACGACATACGTTTGCGCGCGATACTTTTGCCTTCCGGGCACGCGAAAATGC
Protein-coding regions in this window:
- the aroA gene encoding 3-phosphoshikimate 1-carboxyvinyltransferase, with product MDIQVRPTARLAGEIQALSSKNYTTRYMLVAALAEGVSTVKFPAHSEDSDAMRRCLRDLGADLREDQETMRIVGFGNRPRHVKELNVGNAGAVLRFLMSVAAFCPEVTFVNTYPESLGKRPQDDLIAALAQMNVKAAHNGGKLPITIYGGEPKGGYIRVSGEVSSQYVSSLLFMTPLLQEDSEIEVTGNLKSKVVVGQTLEVLAQAGIKIEAASDLQHFRVPGRQKYRAQTYVVQGDYPGSAAILAAAAVTESDVTVNRLPEQSKQGERAAVDVLRQMGVPLVHRNDAVHVAGNRKLNAVEFDGDAATDAVLALVAAAVFAEGTSRFYNVENLRYKECDRITDFVRELRKAGANVEERRSEIIVHGSPQGVPGGVQIDAHFDHRVIMALTVVGLRSRHGLLIKDAHHVAKSYPQFFDHLRQLGADVAWIKNA